GGCCCTGTCCGTGTTCGAGCGGACGCGTGAGCTGGGCCTGCTGCGAGCGGTGGGCATGTCCCGGCGCCAGACGAGGAGGATGATTCGCTGGGAGGCGGTGATCATCTCAATCATCGGTGCGGTCCTCGGTCTGGCCATAGGCCTTTTCTTCGGCTGGGCTCTGGTCAAGAGCCTGGAGAGCGAGGGAATTTCGGTGCTCACCATCCCTTATGGGCAGCTTCTGAGCTACGTGGGCCTTGCAGCTGCGGCCGGTGTGGTGGCTGCGTTCTTCCCTGCCCGGCGGGCGTCCCGGTTGAACGTGCTGGAGGCTATCTCCACCGAGTAGCCGCATTCCGGTCTAGGACTGCTGGTACTCCGCGTAGTCCTTGTGATAGAGGCGGGGGGCGAGGTCGTTCTCCACCAGCAGTTTGTTCTCGACCAACTTGATGTTCAGCAGCTCCTCGGGCTCGGTCCAGAGACCTTTCTTTCGCGTGCTGGTCACGCCGTGACTTTTCTCGAGGAACCCTCCCGGCGCCGCCCCTCCCGAAACGCTCGCACCCCGGCGAAGGCGAAGGGCATGGCCCAGCTCGTGGCCCAGGGCGATAAACGTGGGACTAAGTCCCTCTCGTTTGGTGGTTGCAAGTACCCGGTTCTCCGAGTCCTTGTGCTCCTTTATGTAGGAGACAAGCGAGCCGGTTCCGGGGCCGAACCTGTATCGGGTACCGTCCGGAAGCTGCACGCCGGTCGCTTTCGAGCGCACCGCCTTTTCGTAGGCAGCCAGGGCCTCGGGACTGTCGGGAAGATCCGTGAGCTCCTCGTCCTCGTCACCGGTCTTCTGCGGCGAGCCCTTCGAAGGATCGATTCCGGAGGCCTCCCAACTTCCGGCAGCGAAGGTGACACCACCCCACTTATCCGGCGGCGAAGCGGTTTTGCTACTGGGTGCGATGGTTATGTGCATCGAAGGATCACTCCCGCCTCGATTCGCCTCCCTGATCAGCTTCCTGCCTTGTTTGTGCTGTAGCAGCCGAGCCAGACTGGACAATGCCTTGGATCGAAAGCCCGCGTGCTGGCGTTTGGTGGGGGGCAGGGTGACGTGGCTCACCTGTTCTTCCGTTATCTTTAGATTTCCGGTGCCGGTGACGATGCTCTGCCAGAGTTGCAGGACCTCGGCCTTCTCCACGCTGCTTAGGCCCCTCTCGTCTATCGGAAGCTCGTCGGACTCTTCGCTAAGCCTCTGGATCTGCTTTTCGTGCTCCTCCTGGATTTCGTCGAGCAGTAGGAGGAGTAGTTTCGACTCGGGAGAATCCTTGATCTCTTGCGCGGCTGAATCCCGGAAGTGCCGATGAATCTCGTGCTGCATCTCCGATAGCAGTTGGATTCGTTTTTGCCGCCGCTCTTTGCCCAGGTACTCGTATGGACCTATCGAGATTCCCCAGGTCGAGTGATACTCCTCGAGCAATCCGGCAAGCATCAGCGCGGCTCCACCCTCAATTTGGGCGGGATATCCACGGATGAAGGCTGCGCTGCTCATTAAGCGCTGGATGGGCGGGAGCAACCCGCCGGGTTCTTTCGAGTTCCGCGCTGTCGACCCGTTGGATTTTGAAGTCGCGACCAGAGCCGACACGGCGCGGTTGCCCGCTGATCGCTGAAGGTCGAGAAGGGTCGCACCGTCGTGGATCCATGGCGGTCCGGAGGAGCGCCGGACGGCGGGGTTGGACGCCGGCGTTGTTTGAGGGGAAGCGACCTTCCCACGGTCCATGTTCTCGGGACTAACAGTCTTGCGCGTTGCCGGGCCTCCGTCCGGCCAGGGGCCATGGGCCGGATTGGCTAGTTTTGTAGGGTTGCCAAGTTAACGCAACCCGATACCGGCAGGCAATCGCCGCCAGGCTTCAACCTGTTGACCCAACGGCCCGCGCTGCCATTTGACAGCTAGATGGCCGTGAACTTCGAGCCGGTGTGGCGCAGGCGTTTGCGCGCCTTCTCCAGGTCGTCCGGGGGAACGCACGGATACGAATCCATCGACCAGGGGTGCCAGCCGATCGCGCCGTAGTGCTCCCGGATGAACGACTTGAGCTCGCCCCGGTGTTTGCCGCAGGCGTAGAGGGTTGCCCCGTAGATGCCGTTCCCGCTCCAGATGAGCCACTTCTCCGGGTACGCGTCGACCCACTGACCGAACCGGGCGTTCAGGAGTTGGCGTTCGATGCTTCCCTGCGTCAGCTTGTCCGGGGCGGCGGAGCAAATCTCACACTTGAAGAGCAGCCGTATCGACATGGCGACACCTTAGTCCTAGAGACCCGGCAAATACCAGGTCACCATGGTACCCCCGGCGGCCGGTTGACCCCCCGAGAACCCTCTTGCTTCAGGCGACTCCAAGGGTTGCCGGAACCCGCGCCGGCTAAACATTGGCTGCCGGCCCCCGGTTGGAATCGAGAAGGGCAATCAGCTTGCGGGGCGCCACGTGCCGGTAGGCCTCGGTGACTATCTCGGCAATCTCGTCCCAGTCCGTGGAGATGTCCAGCCGGACGCCCAGCCAGCCTCTCACCCCGACGTACGGGGGGACGAAGAATCGTTCGGGCTCCGCCGAGACCATCTCCGCCTGTACCCCGTCCGGGGCGGCGCACCAGAAGGCCAGCCGGTCGTCGTGGTGGTGGTCGGCGTACATGACGAAGGTCTTCTTGCCCCGGACGAACCAGGTCGGCTCGCCGTGGCTCAACCGCTCGGTTGCCTCCGGCATCGCGAGGCAGATCGAACGGAGACGTTCCAGCTGATCTTCGGCTGCCATAGAAACAGCATCGTCGTAGAGTGATGCGATGTCCATCCCGGTCTCTCTCGGTGAGCTCCCAGAGCAGGTTGCCCGGTTCGGGTCGACCCCCTACCTGATCACCGTGGCGCCCGATTCAACCCCCCACGCCGCTTCGGTTGTGCTGGCCATGGAGGACGGGGTGCTGAAAGGCGGCTGCGGGCGTCAGACCGCCTCCAACATCAGGCAGAACGACGTTGTTGCCCTCCTCTGGCCGGCTCCGGCGCCGGGCCAGCACGCCCTGATCGTCGACGGGTGGGCGGATGTGCAGGGCCGCCCGGACGTTGGATTGGTGGTGGTGATCCAACCGTCCTCGGCGATCCTGCACATCACGTCCCGCCCGCTACAGACGAGCTAGTTTTAGGCGCATGCCCACGGTTGCCAGCCCCGGTCCAGGAACAGGGCGTGGGCGGCAAGCACCTGAGCCAGCGCATCGGGCCCGTGTCCGTAGTCGGCCCGCTCGTTGGCTCCCATTTGGAACAAGCCGAGGAACTGTCCCTTCTTGGCGTGCGTGCGCAGCGTCGACTCGCATCGTGCCACCGCAACCGCCTTGTCCCCTTCTGCGCCGAAGATGTGACGGATCAGCTCTTCGACCGGGAGTTTGGAGACGTCCACGGGGGCAGGCACCGGCGCCGCAGTCGGCAGCGGAATCACCTTCGCCAGGTCCTCGACTCCGTCTATCGGAGGCAGGCCGGCCAGGGAGACCGGAAGACCCGGAATCAGAGCGCCGTCAACCGGGGCGCCGCTTAGACCGAGGTTCATCGGCAGCGCGGCGACCGCTGATGCTGCGGCCTTGAGGGTGGCGGTCAACGGGTCGTCGGCCGGGGGAGTGGACGCGGAGTTTTGAACGGGGGGAGTTGGTGAGCCGGCGGCCGGGGAAGCCGGAACTGCCGGGGGGTTCCCCGCGCCGGTCGGGACGTTTACCGCAACCGTCGGGTTGACGGGAGCAGCCTGATCGGCGCTTCCCGCTGCTGAGGCGATGTGGCGAGGGGTGCGCCGGCCCGCCCTTTTTGCGTCGCGGCTGGTATTCGAGCCGCTGCTCTCGGCGGACCGAAGGGTCTCGGGGGCCGGGGAATCGCTACCGGAGAATGCAACCTGATAGACGATTCCAAACTCGAGAAGTCCTCCGAGAACTCCTACACAAATCCACTTACGCATGGCTATTCTCGCCAAACATGCGACCTCCTAGCTATCGGGGCTAACCAGAAGGCAGCCGAAACCAAGCTTTCGGCTTAAGTGTTGCGCGTTGAATCGCGACTGCGTTCTGGGATTAGGCGGCGACTCTAAGCTACAAGCGTGTGATTACGCAAATCGGCGATAGACGCCCAGCAGACGTTCGAGGGTATAAATCGGCCCGGGGAACCCCGAGGTGGACCGCTTAGAGACCGGCGTTTTCCGGGTGAGAGGCGTCGGTGAACTCCCTGAATTCACCGGTGATCAAGAACGCAGTTTGCTCTGCGATGTCCACTGCGTGGTCGGCGACCCGTTCGATCTGGCGGGCCACCACATGGATCTGCATACCCCACTCGAGCAGCCGCATGTCGTTGCACATCGGCAGGATCTCCTGGATGATTCCCCGGTTCAGCCGGTCCACCGGGTCGTCCATTGTGGGCAGTTGCAGGCACAATTCGAGGTCCCGATTGGCAAAGGCGTCCATTGAGGCCTCGATCATCCCGAGGGCGATCCCGCCCATCTCCCTGATGGTGGTCACCACCTGTTCGTTGCGCGGAAGGTGGGCGATCAAGGAACCGATCTTGGCGATGTTCACGGCCATGTCGGCCACCCGTTCCAGGTGCAGGCTGACGTGAAGCAGGGCGGTGATGAAGCGAAGGTCCGAGGCTACCGGAGCCTGGAGGGAGAGAACGTCCAGGATCCGGCGCTCGATCTCCATGTAGTGCTGGTCGACCTCGTCGTCGCTGGCAATAACGTGGTCGAAGATGTCGGCGTGGTTGTTGACGATTCCGTCCAGGGAGTTCTCGAACATCGTCTGGGCGGCCGCGCCCATCGAGCGAATCATGACCTTCAGGTCCCGAAGGTCGTGGTCCAGCCGCCTGCGGATGTGGGGGGTTGAGTCCGGTACGGTGGTGATTTTCAACCTCCCTGAAAATTTGTTGACGGCTGGGTCTGAACCATCACCGTTCAATCATGGCACTTAAGTCTCAATCGGCAAGCTTTTTCCTCAACGCACCTCCGATGCCAGGTAGGCGGGGTCGGCCGTGAGCAGATACTGGAGCCTCTCCCCGACGATCACGCTGTGATCGGCTATGCGGTCCAGGGCTTTGCCCATCAAGACCGCGCTCACTGCGATCTGCGTCGCGCCCGGGCCGTCCAGGCGAAGAATCTGCTCCAGCAGCCGGGTGTAGCGTCCCTCCATGTCCTGGTTGCGGGCCACCAGGGTGCTCGCCAGCTCCAGGTTCTGGCTCGACCAGGCGCCCACGGCGGTCCGGTAGAGCTCCTGGGCGATCTCGGCCATGGAGTCCAGTGAGACGAACAATTCCGACCCGGCCGGAATCTCCGGGGCGTGCTTGATCACCCGCAGCGCCAGGTCGCCCATGCGCTCCAGCTCCTCGAGCAGCCTCAGCACCGAGACGATGAACCGCAGGTCGGATGCGACCGGGGCCTGCCGGCGCAGCATGTCGTAGCAGCGTTCCGTGAGCGAGACGAGCATGGCGTCGATCTCGTCGTCCGCCCCGAGGGCCAGCGCGGCCACCGCAAGGTCGCCGGTGGCGAGCACGGTTCGCATCCGGCTGAGGGCCTCCCCGACCCGAACCGCCATGACCTCCACCTGCAGGCGCACCTGGTCCAGCTCGGCGTCGAAGTGGATCCGGATGCCGGGCGGGGCGCTCTCCTCCTGGCCCATCAGACAGCTCCTAACCGAACCGGCCGGTGACGTAGTTCTCGGTCCGCTCGTCGGAGGGGTTGGAGAACATCTTCTCGGTCTTGTCGTACTCGACCAGGATCCCGGTTCTGGTGTCGGATGTCTCGTTGACCTCCGCGGTGAAGAAGGCGCACATGTCGCTTACCCGGGCTGCCTGCTGCATGTTGTGGGTGACGATGATGATGCTGTAGTCGTGCTTGATCTCCTCCATGAGGTCCTCGATGCGCCCGGTTGCGATGGGGTCCAGGGCCGAGCAGGGCTCGTCCATGAGGATCACCTCGGGGTCGACCGCCAGAGCGCGTGCGATGCACAGCCGCTGTTGCTGTCCTCCCGAAAGCCCCATGGCGGAGTCCTTCAGGCGGTCTTTGACCTCGTCCCACAAAGCAGCCCTTCTTAGCGATTTTTCGACAATTTCGTCCATATCGCCCTTGATTCCGGCGATTTTCGGGCCAAAAGTGATGTTGTCGTAGATCGACTTGGGGAACGGATTCGGCTTCTGGAAGACCATTCCGACCCTCCGGCGGACCTCCACCGCGTTCACATCCTGGTGGTACAGGTCGACCCCGTGGAACAGGATGCTGCCCTCGACCCGTGCAATCTCCACCAGGTCGTTCATGCGGTTGAAACACCTCAGCAGCGTGGTCTTGCCGCACCCCGAGGGGCCGATAAACGCGGTGATCTGCCGTTCGCAGACGGTCATGTTGACGTTGCGGATGGCCCGGAAGGCGCCGTAGTAGACCGACAGGTCGTTGACTTCGAAGACGGGGACGTCCTCGGTGTCGGTGAGCGGGACGTCTTTAGGGGAGCGTGAGATGTCCAACCGGGGGGAGGGGCTGTTCGGGGGCTTCAGTTTGGAGTCCGGGGGCACGTCGCTCATCTCCTCTTCTCGTACTTGTTACGCAACAGGATGGCGACCGTATTAGCCAACAGTACCACCACCAAAAGCACCACAATCGCCGCGGAGGTCGACTCCCTAAAGCCCGCCTGGGGCCTTCCCGCCCACGTATAGATGATGATCGGCATGGCGGTGAAGCGCTCCTGCAAAGACGACAGGCTGTAGCCGGCGCCCTCCGACAGGTAGCCCGTGGTCGCACCGACCAGGATCAGGGGCGCCGCCTCCCCCAGCGCCCGGGCAAGAGAGAGCACGGTTCCGGTCAGGATGCCGGGGCCGGCATAGGGGAGGACGTGGCTGCGGACCACCTCCCACCGGGTGGCGCCGACGCCGAAGCCGGCCTCCCGGAGGGAGTCCGGGACCGCTCGTAGCGCCTCGGCCGACGTGATGATCACAATCGGCAGCACCAGGACGGCCAGCGTCAGCCCGGCCGAAACCACCGTGGCGCCGTTCGACTCGGGCCCGGTGATGAAGCGCAGCGCCTTCACGAAGATCGCGAACCCGAGCAGCCCGAAGACCACCGACGGGACTCCGGCGAGGTTGCGGATGTTCACGTCGATGAACCGGGTGAGCCGGGATTGGGGGGCGTACTCCTCGAGGTAGATGGCGGCCCCGACCCCGAGGGGGAAGGCGATCAGAACCACGAACATCCCGATGAAGAAGGTGCCCCGAAGGCCCTGGCTGATGCCGGCGCGGGCGGCGGTGATGCCGAGCTTGCCGGTCACGAAGTCACCCAGCCTGGTCGACAGGACACCCCACCCGCCGGACACCACGTCGAACAGAAGCAGAGCGAGAAGGGAGAGGGTGATGAACATGGTCGCCAGGAGCAGCAGCCGGAAGAAGAATCCGGCGGTGTCGAACCGCTTGCCCTTGAGGCGCGCTTTTACGTACTCGGGGGAGCTCGTGACGGCTCTCGAGGACATCAGTACTTCTGCCTGACCCGGCGGACGAACCTACCGGCGAAGGTGTTGAGCAGCAGGGTCATCAGGAAAAGCATCATGCCGACGAAGAACAGGCTCTGGAAGGTGAGGCCGGCGCCCTTGACCGCGTCGGTCCCCCCCGCCATCGACGCCATAGCGGCGGTCATCGTCTGGCCCCGGTCGAAGACGTTCATGCTGAAAAGCGAGCCGCCGCTGGCTCCGGCAGCGATGGCGACGACCATGGTCTCCCCGATGGCCCGGGAGATCCCGATGATGAACGCAGCCACCAGCCCGGACACCGAGGCGGGGATTACCACCCGGATCGACGTGGTCACCTTGCGGGCCCCCATGCCGTAGGACGCCTCTCGCAGAGCTTTCGGCACCGCCTTCATGGCGTCCTCGGCAATCGAAGCCACCAGCGGCGTGACCAGGAGCCCGACGCCGATGCCGGCGGCCATCAGGTTGAACAGGGCCGCCTCCTCGTTCATCCGCTGGACGATCTGAGGCGAGATCCAGGTCAGGGCGAAGAACCCGAGCACCACGCTTGGGATGCCGGCCAGGATCTCCAGGATCGGCTTGAGAACCCGCCGCACCTTCGGCTTGGCGTACTCGGCCAGGAAGACCGCAGCCCCCATCCCGAGCGGGGCGGCCACCAGCATGCCGATCAGCGTGACCAGCACGCTCCCGACAAAGAGCGTGCGGATGTCGTACAGGTCCCGGCGGGGGAACCAGCCCTCACTCCAGAGCGAGGAGAGGTCGACCTGGGTGACAAAGGTGAATGTCTCCCGGGCAAGCGTCAGGACGATCAGGGCGCTGATGACTATCGACAGGGCCGCGGTTCCGAGGAACGCCGCCCGGATGACCGATTCCTTGCGCATGCGGCCACGCTCCCCACGAAGCGACGCCAGGCTGAAGTTCTCCTCCGTGGGTCCGGATGCCATTAGATTCCGCTCTCCTCGAACGCCCTGGCGGTGGCCGCAGCCTCATCCGGGTTCAGGTTCACGTATCCGACCTCGCCGGCCGTGGCCAGTCCCCGTTCGCTTACGTAGTACTCGACGAACGCCCTCAGGGCGGGCTTGGAAGCGAGCTTGGCTTTGTTGACGTAGATGAACAGCGGCCGGGAGACCGGATAGGAGTTGTCGGCGATCGTCTCGTGGCTGGGGGCCACACATACGCCGTTCTCGCCGGCGACCTCGAACGCCTTCAACTGGTCCCGGTTCGCGTCGTAGAAGGCGTAACCCACCCACCCGAACGAGGTCTTCGAGCCCCCGATTCCCTGAATGATGACGTTGTCGTCGGCCGAGGCCTGGTAGTCGGGCCGGGTTTGGGGCTCCTGGCCCCGTGCCTCTGCGATGCCGGCGAGCACCAGCTCGACGAAGCTGTCGTAGGTGCCGGATTCTTCGCCCGGGCCGGTGATGGCCAGCCGGGCGCTCGCGAAGGGAGCCCCTTTGCTGCCGCCCACCTCGGCGGCCAGCTCGTTGGCCTCCTCCCAGTTGTCGACGTTTTTGGACTCGGGCCCGGTAAGGGCGTAGATGTCGGAGAAGGACAGGCACCTGCCGATCCTGTCGTTGTCGGGTGAGGTCAGGACGGCGAGGCCGTCGTTGGCGACCTTCAGCTCGAGGTACTCGACGCCGGCCTGCCGGCAGGACTCGACCTCCTCCTCGGAGATCGCCCGGGAGGCGTCTGAGATGTCGGTGTCGCCCTGGCAGAACAGCTCGAAGCCGTCACCGGTTCCGGGACCGTCGACCGAGATCTTGACGTTGGGGTTGTTGTCGTCGAACACCTCGGCGATGCCTATGGAGATGGGCTCGACGGTGGACGACCCCGAGATCACGATGGTGCCCTTGAGGCCCGTTTCATCACTGTCTCCGCCGCAGCCTGCGGCTGCCATCGCCAGGGCCAGCAACGCCGGTAGGAGCCGGCGGGCTGTACATATGGGGGTGGATCGGCTGCTAGCGTCACGCATCTACCGCCACACTAGGAACATGGGCCACTGTTATGGTGGTCTGAATCTGAACTCTTTCTGAACATCGGAGCGAATCGGTGTCCAAGGTGCTGGTGGTGGAGGACGATCCCACCATGTGCGAGATGCTCGCCTACAACCTTCGCCGTGAGGGGTTCGACGTCGACACCGCCGCGGACGGTGAAACCGGCCTGGCAAAGGCCAACTCGCCGGATGTCTCGATGATGATCGTGGACCTCATGCTTCCCGGCATCGACGGTATGCAGATCACCCGGGAGATCCGCCAGAGGCGCCACGACCTGATCATCCTCATGCTCACCGCCCGCTCCGAGGAGAAGGTCCGGCTGCAGGGTTTCGGCTCGGGCATCGACGACTTCCTCGCCAAGCCCTTCTCGATGGGCGAGCTGGTGGCCCGGGTCAAGGCGCTGCTGCGGCGCTCCCGGGTGGAGGCGCTGCGCTCCGGAGCACCGGCCGAACTGGTTTTCGGGGACCTGAGGTTGGTGACCCGGGACTTTCGGTGCTGGGTGGGGGAAACCGAGGTCGACCTGAGGCCCAAGGAGCTCACCCTCCTGGCAACCCTGGCGTCCGAGCCGGGCCGGCTGTTCTCCCGTGCCGAGCTGGCCGACAAGGTCTGGGGGTACGACAAGATGACCGACACCCGCACCATCGACACCCATATCAAAAACCTGCGCCGCAAGGTTGAGGTGCCTTCTGCCTACACCTACATCGTGACGGT
This genomic window from Actinomycetota bacterium contains:
- the pstA gene encoding phosphate ABC transporter permease PstA, which encodes MSSRAVTSSPEYVKARLKGKRFDTAGFFFRLLLLATMFITLSLLALLLFDVVSGGWGVLSTRLGDFVTGKLGITAARAGISQGLRGTFFIGMFVVLIAFPLGVGAAIYLEEYAPQSRLTRFIDVNIRNLAGVPSVVFGLLGFAIFVKALRFITGPESNGATVVSAGLTLAVLVLPIVIITSAEALRAVPDSLREAGFGVGATRWEVVRSHVLPYAGPGILTGTVLSLARALGEAAPLILVGATTGYLSEGAGYSLSSLQERFTAMPIIIYTWAGRPQAGFRESTSAAIVVLLVVVLLANTVAILLRNKYEKRR
- a CDS encoding response regulator transcription factor; translated protein: MSKVLVVEDDPTMCEMLAYNLRREGFDVDTAADGETGLAKANSPDVSMMIVDLMLPGIDGMQITREIRQRRHDLIILMLTARSEEKVRLQGFGSGIDDFLAKPFSMGELVARVKALLRRSRVEALRSGAPAELVFGDLRLVTRDFRCWVGETEVDLRPKELTLLATLASEPGRLFSRAELADKVWGYDKMTDTRTIDTHIKNLRRKVEVPSAYTYIVTVRGVGYRFRVKPKVS
- the phoU gene encoding phosphate signaling complex protein PhoU, whose product is MKITTVPDSTPHIRRRLDHDLRDLKVMIRSMGAAAQTMFENSLDGIVNNHADIFDHVIASDDEVDQHYMEIERRILDVLSLQAPVASDLRFITALLHVSLHLERVADMAVNIAKIGSLIAHLPRNEQVVTTIREMGGIALGMIEASMDAFANRDLELCLQLPTMDDPVDRLNRGIIQEILPMCNDMRLLEWGMQIHVVARQIERVADHAVDIAEQTAFLITGEFREFTDASHPENAGL
- a CDS encoding MmcQ/YjbR family DNA-binding protein, whose protein sequence is MAAEDQLERLRSICLAMPEATERLSHGEPTWFVRGKKTFVMYADHHHDDRLAFWCAAPDGVQAEMVSAEPERFFVPPYVGVRGWLGVRLDISTDWDEIAEIVTEAYRHVAPRKLIALLDSNRGPAANV
- a CDS encoding PhoU domain-containing protein, whose translation is MGQEESAPPGIRIHFDAELDQVRLQVEVMAVRVGEALSRMRTVLATGDLAVAALALGADDEIDAMLVSLTERCYDMLRRQAPVASDLRFIVSVLRLLEELERMGDLALRVIKHAPEIPAGSELFVSLDSMAEIAQELYRTAVGAWSSQNLELASTLVARNQDMEGRYTRLLEQILRLDGPGATQIAVSAVLMGKALDRIADHSVIVGERLQYLLTADPAYLASEVR
- a CDS encoding substrate-binding domain-containing protein; translated protein: MRDASSRSTPICTARRLLPALLALAMAAAGCGGDSDETGLKGTIVISGSSTVEPISIGIAEVFDDNNPNVKISVDGPGTGDGFELFCQGDTDISDASRAISEEEVESCRQAGVEYLELKVANDGLAVLTSPDNDRIGRCLSFSDIYALTGPESKNVDNWEEANELAAEVGGSKGAPFASARLAITGPGEESGTYDSFVELVLAGIAEARGQEPQTRPDYQASADDNVIIQGIGGSKTSFGWVGYAFYDANRDQLKAFEVAGENGVCVAPSHETIADNSYPVSRPLFIYVNKAKLASKPALRAFVEYYVSERGLATAGEVGYVNLNPDEAAATARAFEESGI
- the pstC gene encoding phosphate ABC transporter permease subunit PstC codes for the protein MASGPTEENFSLASLRGERGRMRKESVIRAAFLGTAALSIVISALIVLTLARETFTFVTQVDLSSLWSEGWFPRRDLYDIRTLFVGSVLVTLIGMLVAAPLGMGAAVFLAEYAKPKVRRVLKPILEILAGIPSVVLGFFALTWISPQIVQRMNEEAALFNLMAAGIGVGLLVTPLVASIAEDAMKAVPKALREASYGMGARKVTTSIRVVIPASVSGLVAAFIIGISRAIGETMVVAIAAGASGGSLFSMNVFDRGQTMTAAMASMAGGTDAVKGAGLTFQSLFFVGMMLFLMTLLLNTFAGRFVRRVRQKY
- the pstB gene encoding phosphate ABC transporter ATP-binding protein PstB; the protein is MSDVPPDSKLKPPNSPSPRLDISRSPKDVPLTDTEDVPVFEVNDLSVYYGAFRAIRNVNMTVCERQITAFIGPSGCGKTTLLRCFNRMNDLVEIARVEGSILFHGVDLYHQDVNAVEVRRRVGMVFQKPNPFPKSIYDNITFGPKIAGIKGDMDEIVEKSLRRAALWDEVKDRLKDSAMGLSGGQQQRLCIARALAVDPEVILMDEPCSALDPIATGRIEDLMEEIKHDYSIIIVTHNMQQAARVSDMCAFFTAEVNETSDTRTGILVEYDKTEKMFSNPSDERTENYVTGRFG